In Silene latifolia isolate original U9 population chromosome 6, ASM4854445v1, whole genome shotgun sequence, the genomic window atttcaagtcttttcgtttaattagagttatattttgtcggttCATTTTCAGGTTTGGTGGTTTCGAattgggtcattttcgggtcgggtccgttatgggtcaagaaagctcgggtcgggccgggtcgggtcaattcatgttttcgggtcacattcgagTGATATGGTTCGGGTTACTTCGGGTCTCGGATCagtcttttcgggtcgggtcaattcaggttttcgggtcacattcgagTGATGTAGTTCGAGTTACTTCGGGTCTCGAATCAGTCTTTTCGGATCGGGTCAATTGGGTCGGGCTGTTTTTGTCAGGTCTTACCAACTAAGCTAGTTGACAACTTGACATCTGCTTTAGGTAACGTGTTATCAAAACATAATAATTTTACACAACTCATATAATATTAAGTTTTTTTGGGGAATACCTCTATGAAGAAAGAACGATTTCTTGGAGCAGTATCACTTGAAGAAGACAATTTAATTCTCTTACGAGGTTGAGGCGACTGAGAATGGAAAATTCTAGCCAATCTTTTTTGCCTACTACTCCAAAAATTCTTGACATCATTATCAGTTCGTCCTACTAAATGTGTTGCAATTGTTGCCCATTTGTTACCTAATTGTGATTGTAATTCAATCACCACTCTTTCTTCTTCGGCCGTAAATTTGCAGCCACTTCGCATATAACGCAACCAACAAATTAAATCGTTAGTATACGATATTAACACGAGTCTCAAATCTCAAATAACAAAATATTAAATAGAACAATTCGTGTCTTTTAACGCGAACATATCCGTTTTAAGATTTGAACAGGTTGAATTATAACATCTTACTTAAGGAATTATGTTTTCTTCTCATTTATCCTATCTGACTCGTTTTATGTTTATGACggaattatttttttttaaaaaaactagCAATTAAATCATTGAATGCTAAATTTTGGACGTTCATGACAACCCATTAGATGCTCAATTGCAAATTTGTATTTTAAAATTCTATCTGATTCGAATATGATAAATAACGCGAAATTTGTAACATCAAACATAAAATCAACATCAAAAGATTTTGGTGGCCATTATAGTTGACAATGTATCACATTTCGCGACATAAGCATGTAACACAAAGTATTAAGACCCGACTCACGTAGAACATCCGATGATACAATTATGGTGTATAAGATTTAGGCAGGTCAAATAATAACACCTTATTTAAGGAATTATGTTTTCGTCTCATTTATCCTATTTGACTCGTTTTATGTTTATGActgaattaattttttttaaaaaaactagCAGTTAAATCATTGAAAGCTAAATTTTCGTCATGACAACCCCATTGATGCTCTCAATTGCAAATTTGTATTTTAAAATTCTATCTGACTCGAATATGATAAATAACGCGAAATTTAATTTGTAACATCAAACATAAAATCAACATCAAAACCCGACTCACGTAAAACATCCGATGATGCAATTATAGTGTATAAGAACAAGTCACAATGTATAACATTTTGTAACATGAGAATTTGTGGTAACACAAAGGATTAAGACTAGACTCAAGTAAAACACACGATGATATAAGTACGGTGGGTAAAATTGGTAAAAACTTACTTTTTCAGGTTGGGGCGGAGTTTATTAACCCAACGGAGACGACACGATTTACCGGTCCGTAAAAGAAGACCTTTGGATCGAATGGAGCTCCAATCACGAGGCCCATATTTCTTAACATGGTTAATCAAAACTTGGTCTTCTTCTGGCTTCCATGGACCTTTCTTAAGTAACCCTTGATCATTGTTAGTAACACTTCTTTTACTTTTACCATAACAGTAATTTTTACCGCTACTGTAACTACTCTCCTCCATCTAACTTCTCTGTCTTTTTTTGGGTTTTCACTGTGTTTTTTGTCGTTTGGTGGTAAATTTTTAGGGGAATTTTTGTTGTTGGAAGTTATGTTTGACGGTTATTTAAGTAGTAACTTTTAGTTTTTACCCCATTACCCCACTAATAACCGTCACTTCTCCCATTTTCCTATTTTTTCTCCCCCATTTCAACCGAATGTTTTACCATTTATTTACCCATGTCCCATAAAAtacaattacattttttttttggttatgaCTTGAGACCCACGCTTTTTAAAATGGGTAGGTTGTAAAAGACCGTCttccactaaattagtgggaaaTATAACATTAAAAATAGAAATTAAGTAACTCTCTCCTCttatcatgtgagaggtctctcaaaaGTTTTTGTATTTTTTCCTCAAAAAAAGTTTTTGTATTTTAAAATAGGTGACGGAACCCGAGTTTAATTTGGGTAAAAGATAAACGTAATTAGAGTTGGTCTTATATAAAACGGTTCACGTAAATGTGATTTTACACTTTACTCTTAAATTTGTTAAGAAACTATTCACTTCAGTTTAATTTAGTTCAATTTTATAAAGTTCAGTTTACACAGTTTCAATTCAAAAAAACAGGACCTTAATCTTATATAAAACGGTTCACGTATATGTTAATTTTACACCGTACTCTTAAATTTGTTAAGAAACTATATATAAGGGCGGATAAATAGTCAGTCGAGTAGTATAGAAAAGAAAATCAAAATTTTAATAGAAGGCAAAATTTTcatcagttagtcttgctgaagacgggtcggagcaagtgacgggtaatgtcactcacaaaacggataggggggacaaggtgggggcaccccatgtgcttccctctctcctctatttgggtcatttgtgagagaaaatggtatccgtcactccaaagtgacagatacgtgccgtcttcaatgagattttgtgaatttTCATTGCTCGGGTATTGACCTTCCTTGTTACCCTCTCGTTCCAACACTAGTTTACAATAGAAAATAATTTCGTCTTAATTAATtagtttttttctttttgaagGACGTCTTAAGTAATTAGTTTTAATCAAAGCTAAACAAAATACTTTAGACAGACGGATCGATTTTAATGGTAAAATCATACAAATCAAACTTATTTAAATAATACTCCGTACttaaaagtaaaaataaaaatttattgTCTCAGCTTAGAATCAAACTTATTTCTCAAAATGATATCCATCGAATAAAATTAATTATGTTTTTCTATGATTTACCTCTGTGTTTTTTCGAATTCTGCGGTATACATTCGGTTTTTCAAAATCACACAAAATACCCCTAAACTTAATAAATTGTCCTACAAAGACCCAAAATGTTGAAATTTTACGATTTTAAATACGGAGTACTATATTTGGACGGTTTTAGTTGATTACGCATCCAAAAAACGTAAACCAATAAATATAAACTTTATTTAATCATCAATGTACATTTTTTTGTGACAATATATCaccattatttatttatttttttgtcaaTTAAAGCGCGCACAAAGTCGCATTACAATAAAGGAGAAGGGGGATTCGAACCTGGAACCTATTATCCACAATAtctccgtcttaaccactagactcaGACATCTTCGGTATATCACCATTAAATTAAAAAACTCAAATTTAAATAATTAGATTTAGGAAAAACACGAGGTACTTTGTAGAAAACCCAAAATATAAAAAACAATAATGGAGATCGCACCGTCAACAAAGAATCTCAGGATAAGCACTGAAATATTAAAATAATGGAGAAAGCACCATTAACAAAGTAGAAGAAGATCACAAATTCTCATGGAGTAATACAGTAATACTGCACCTGAAAGTTAACAGGAAAAACGTACGAACGTCTGGTAGCTTTATGTACCAGGTAAATGTCAACATGTTGTTCCACAAATTCTTGGttgtgacggtcacaaacttgtgaTGACTCAAATCCGATTTAAATAATGTTAAAAAAAAGGGGGGTTTGTGagccgtcacaagcaagacttacTGATGTTCTTTATGGCTACATACTTTGATTCATTTATTTTGCTGTTCCTTTACTTtgtgtttacctttgattaaatgACTGTTGTCGTCGGTGAACATCCTCGTTTAGATTTTTAAAATCTTTTGTTGATAATATGTTGGGCATTCATTGATGTCTGCCTCAGTTCGGTCCAATTCACTACATTTGACCAAATATGTGGATTTAATTGAACAGTctgcttgtgacctctcacaacccTCTCCCACTTGCTCCTCCCACTTGCCCCTTTTCTcatgtcacaagcttgtgacggattttgtccgtcacaaatgagaatttgtgttaattaAAAACAACATTGGATGATGAAAGTGTTTATCTTGAACTGTTTGTACTAGTGCTTGTCTAGGCTATGCTATTGTAAAATGAACATCTGAACCCTATCCGAACAAAACGCGTTACTCTTTGGGTGTTCGGAACAGATGGAATAATGTAAAATGACTCACTGCACGTGTTTAAGGCTGCATACATCTGAACCCTATTCGAACAAGGGGGCAAGTACCTTTGTACAATTGTACCCTACTAGACTACTAGTGTTGTTATTTTGGTCTTTGTAGCCTTAAACTTTGCTTACATAGAGAAAATTggagaggaaaagaagagacggTTTCCAAATCcgttgtttggataacaaatggAAAGAATGAAGAAAGTGAGAGGAATTGCTTCAGCTAGAatcagtggtggagctagggggtcTAGCAGGGGCGCTCGCTCCCGCTGGCAGATGGAAATCGCAAAAATTTTAGTTGAAATTTGCGAAAAAAATTCGAGTTCCCCTTATACCATAACCCATTCACCCCCGCTGAAATTTTCCGCTCCCTCtgggttcaaatcctggctccgccactggctAGAATTACTTAGGAAATGTAAGTCGAATGCTTTTATCTGTTGTTTTCATGAAACATGAGCTATTCCTTTTGCAGTGATTATATTTAAGGTGTGAACCGCGTACCCAAAACTCGGGAAGCAATGTCACACCCTTTGAGATTGGTAGAAATCGAGGGAAAGGGAAGAGGATATGTAGCCACCGAGCCATTAAAGGGAGGCCAAGTAATATTCCGCGAGTCTCCCATACTCGTCTACTCAGCCTATCCCCTGAAACGTTCTGAACATCAAGAACTCGGCTCAGTTTACTCCCGATACTGTGCTCATTGCTACAAAAGCCTTGTTAGCGGAACTGCTGGTGACTGTACAGCATTGACATGTCTGTCATGTTCTCATCCTGACTATGCCAGCTTCTGCAGTCGTAACTGTCAGTCTTTAGCCCTCAGTTCAACACATTCACCGTTTGTCTGCGAATCGCTTAATTACTTGAGAAATTGtcctttgttgtcggataatcaACCTGAAGAACGACAAGTTCAGGCTCGGTATCTAGTGACAGCATACAATCTTGCTATGATCTCTCCCTCTGCCTTTCAGACTCTACTGTCGCTTCATGGTAATGGAGCGAGGTATATGGATATCGCGACATTTCTTCACCCGATCATCTCATCACTTCCGTTTCCAAAGGGATTTGATATATTGTCGATAGGAATGTCAGCGGGTCTCCTGGACAAGGAAATGAGTAACTCCTTTAATCTAATGGAGCCGCGTCAGGAAAGTGGGAAAAGGGGGATTCGAGCTTATGCTCTATATCCAAATGTTTCGTTATTCAATCACAGTTGCATGCCTAATGCCTGTCGTTTTGAGTACATTGATAGCGAAACTGACGGAAATAATACTGATATAATTATCAGAATGATGCATGATGTTCCTGAAGGACAGGAAATTTGTTTGAGTTATGTTCGGGTCAATAGAACTTACTCTGACAGGAAAAAGAGGTTATTAGAGTATTTTGGATTCGTCTGTGTTTGTGACCGGTGTAAAGTCGAGGCCAACTCGTCTCAAGATGAATCGAACTGTTTTGATTTCGGTATGAAATTTGTGTGTGACAAGGAAAACTGTGGAGGTACTTTGGCACCTTTGCCTACTTCTGCTGATGGGTGTTCATCTGATTATATGGAGTGTAACTACTGTGGCAGTTTGAAGAATCACAAGCTATAGGGCTATAGGATGGTTGCATTCATTTTGTGAGTAGTTTTACAAACATTTTGGTCCTGTTTGGTAAATGTCATATCGAGAACCTTTTGGCATATTAACGCTTTTAGCATATTTGACTATTCAATTTACTATATCGAGTTATCAGTTATTGATAAAGAGCACATTGAAACGGAAAATTGAGTTTTAGTTCCTCTTACAATATGGTGTTATCTCACAACACAGGACCGTTAAATGAATTTGAGAGGTTCGGTTCTACTAGACAATTAAGCCCCCTTAACTTAGTTTTTGTAGCAAATGGTACTCAATAACTCAAATCTAACATTGGACTAGCAAACAAGAACGAATGATAGGATATGGGTCCCGGTTTTGAAAACCTTTTGAACATGTTATTAGACTGCCTTGTCACAACATATTCAATTGGTAATTGATAAATTGAAGAAATGGGACCTTGAGAATACGAAATAGCATGTGAATCACTGATTTCAGGTCTAAGGTCAGCAACGAGACATGTGTAGCATATTCACTTAATAGATTGATAAAAAGAGAAAACTGAACAATTTAAAAGACATTTTCCTGTAACGTTAGATATTGCACTAATTGGACATACGAGATAGCATGTGAATCACGAATATCAGGTCTAAGGTCAGCAACGAGACATGTGCTTGTAATCTAAGTTGTCCTATAAATGTTGCCTGTCCAATAAACACCTAAACAAACTTGACAGGAAATAATCAAATTATAGAAGGTTTAATGAGTTTAATTAAATGAAGTTGTCCTTTGTTTTACTATTTTAATCTAATTTTAGGATGATCAAATTATGGAAATCTGGGGATCATGTGTGTAAGAGTTACATAATTTGTCCATATCCCCCAACACAAAGGAATTGCACATGACAGGTTTCCATTCAAGGTGGAATTGAGGTTAAGACTTCTTCACGATTGAACACAAGATTCTCTACTTAGTCAAACTCTCTTTGCCTACGTAATATTAGTAGCAgtccgtcttgcttgtgacggtcaCGACACTCACAAGCTTGTGATCTCTCATAATCCTTTTCACTTGCCCCTTTTTCTCATGTCATAAGCTTGTGAAAGATTTTCCgtcataaatgagaatttgtaattttttaaataaaaaaaatggagatatttttttttttaatagtcTGGATTAAATATGGGTTTAATCGAATGGTTGTAGATTTACTTGGGAAAGAAAAGATTAATGAGGGCAAATAGAAATATAAtataatcttatctttattaatccAGAAGCATTTCAAGCAATTTCATGCTTCCACGTCATCAATGtgcagttttttttttatttttttttccggAAATTGAGTTAGTGGTGGGGCCCACTGGTGTACAAATGCATTTATTTGATAAAACGTCCCGCGATTAAACACACTCGATAAAAGTCGATAATTAATTGTATTCTAATTAACTTCGTAAGATTTTGTTTACAGAAATTAATTTCATTAAgccaattaattacgtaattaattataAAGTCCATAATTACAATTAAATATATCGTCTATATAAATAGACTGTATTAAGGCAATAAATTTTGGATGGAACTAAGAATAATATAAATACAAATGGACTTTAGGCTACAACTTTTGCTGGACAAATAGTTCAGAAAAATAATTTACTTATTaggaaaaaaaatacaaaaatttgTATTTTACTTACAAAAACTATACACTTTTTAAATTcactaaaataattatattattatattattatatatcaAAAATTTAATTGTAACGCAAATATTATATTTCAAAAATCGTAACGCAACTATGTCACAATTTAATGAAATATTATGGTTTAAAAATATAACGCAAtaaaaaaacaatttttgaaatataatttattttttgaaaaataGGTAATCCTCTCAAATCTATACAGAAAGTCGTTCCACCGAGGATTTACTTGGAGCAAAGGCGAGGTCAAAAAGTGGCAATGATAGGCTACCGAGTAATTTCTACTTCCATGTGCAATCTGCAAATAAATCCAtaataaaatttcgaaatttaaaaATCAGAAAATAACAACGACTGGTGACGTAATCAGAGAAGTCGTGAAAGAGCAATCTCCTCCGAAACCTGAATCTGCAATTAAGTACAAAAGTTACAATTCAGAATAGGAATAACGAACATCCATACAAAATAGAATATTAGTTTACATAACCAACATGTGAGTCAGGTCGGGTCATAGCCATGtgggttgggtcgggtcgggtcagacgCATGTGCAGTTGGGTTAGATTAGACCCATTAAACTAGGGTTAGGTCAGACTCATTGGGATCGAGTCGGGTCGGGTTAAGTCACGTTTTTCGGGACAAGTAAAAccgaatattatttaattttataaaacaaattaaaaaataaCTTTTTTTAATGATTTCAATCAAATAAAATTAGAAGTAAAAACGCGAATCGGCAATTAAGTATAAAAGTTACAATTCAGAATAGGAATAACGAACATCCATGCAAAATAGAATATTAGTATACATAACCAACATGTGAGTCAGGTCGGGTCACAGCCATGtgggttgggtcgggtcgggtcagacgCATGTGCAATTGGGTTAGATTAGACCCATTAAACTAGGGTTAGGTCAGACTCATTCGGATCGAGTCGGGTCGGGTTAATTCACGTTTTTCGGGACAAGTAAAACtgaatattatttaattttataaaacaaattaaaaaataaCTTTTTTTTAATGATTTCAATCAAATAAAATTAGAAGTAAAATAGCCTATTTAt contains:
- the LOC141658467 gene encoding transcription factor DUO1-like; protein product: MEESSYSSGKNYCYGKSKRSVTNNDQGLLKKGPWKPEEDQVLINHVKKYGPRDWSSIRSKGLLLRTGKSCRLRWVNKLRPNLKNGCKFTAEEERVVIELQSQLGNKWATIATHLVGRTDNDVKNFWSSRQKRLARIFHSQSPQPRKRIKLSSSSDTAPRNRSFFIEVSKTSLVTGETSSKLQCSSSSSSAPNKEFVLDAIPLNQYPCNNQVHLDEVMSFPAIPALQTDLAFPPETQELIDRLDSGFLQPFGCTDGPVFADDGLQFSGQMSGPSVGVIDNPVTLDGFFDDFPSDMFDQIEPLPSPSSW
- the LOC141658468 gene encoding histone-lysine N-methyltransferase ASHR2-like, which translates into the protein MSHPLRLVEIEGKGRGYVATEPLKGGQVIFRESPILVYSAYPLKRSEHQELGSVYSRYCAHCYKSLVSGTAGDCTALTCLSCSHPDYASFCSRNCQSLALSSTHSPFVCESLNYLRNCPLLSDNQPEERQVQARYLVTAYNLAMISPSAFQTLLSLHGNGARYMDIATFLHPIISSLPFPKGFDILSIGMSAGLLDKEMSNSFNLMEPRQESGKRGIRAYALYPNVSLFNHSCMPNACRFEYIDSETDGNNTDIIIRMMHDVPEGQEICLSYVRVNRTYSDRKKRLLEYFGFVCVCDRCKVEANSSQDESNCFDFGMKFVCDKENCGGTLAPLPTSADGCSSDYMECNYCGSLKNHKL